The proteins below are encoded in one region of Gaiella occulta:
- a CDS encoding DUF4349 domain-containing protein — MTSAESNLVAELRAARPSADEALRERVRAIAAAGPARRSSRFARLSLRRVALVAVPAAAVVAISVAGVAGLVDSRPGASETVATSVGSLAGPPSPGPAARELAPQAKAGVAADAAAPAPTPGRAQRYSAELTVEVKDVDALSSATLKALQTARDLGGYVVNVAYATSTSGTSTMTLRVPTAQVQDAIVRLSRLGRIVAQQVQIEDLQGQVDELTTRETALRERIARLSARLASTSLDAETRATLAARRDAARAELARVRATRAQVNGEALYATIRLSLQTRQSSLVPAVPSRFDRAFDRAGEILALEATAVLYALVVAGPLAAVALAAWLVRRGLRRRENERLLTS; from the coding sequence ATGACCTCCGCTGAGAGCAACCTGGTCGCCGAGCTGCGGGCGGCGCGGCCGAGCGCCGACGAGGCGCTGCGCGAGCGCGTGCGCGCGATCGCCGCCGCCGGGCCGGCGCGGAGATCGTCGCGCTTCGCCCGCCTCTCGCTGCGACGCGTCGCGCTCGTCGCCGTTCCGGCGGCCGCCGTCGTCGCGATCTCGGTTGCCGGCGTCGCAGGGCTCGTCGACTCCAGGCCCGGCGCCTCCGAGACGGTCGCCACCTCCGTCGGGTCGCTCGCCGGGCCGCCGTCGCCGGGCCCGGCCGCAAGGGAGCTCGCGCCGCAGGCCAAGGCCGGCGTCGCCGCAGACGCCGCCGCCCCGGCCCCGACGCCCGGACGCGCCCAGCGCTACTCCGCCGAGCTCACCGTCGAGGTGAAGGACGTCGACGCCCTCTCGAGCGCCACCCTGAAGGCGCTGCAGACGGCGCGCGACCTCGGCGGCTACGTCGTGAACGTCGCATACGCGACCTCCACGAGCGGCACCTCGACGATGACGCTGCGTGTTCCGACGGCCCAGGTGCAGGACGCGATCGTTCGCCTTTCCCGGCTCGGCAGGATCGTCGCCCAGCAGGTGCAGATCGAGGATCTGCAGGGCCAGGTCGACGAGCTGACCACGCGTGAGACCGCTCTGCGCGAGCGTATCGCCCGCCTGTCGGCCCGCCTGGCGTCCACGAGCCTCGACGCGGAGACACGCGCCACGCTCGCGGCGCGCCGCGACGCGGCCCGCGCCGAGCTCGCCCGGGTGCGCGCGACGCGCGCGCAGGTGAACGGCGAGGCGCTCTACGCCACGATCCGGCTGAGCCTGCAGACCCGGCAGTCGTCGCTCGTGCCGGCCGTGCCGTCGCGCTTCGACCGCGCGTTCGACCGGGCCGGGGAGATCCTCGCGCTCGAGGCGACCGCCGTGCTCTACGCGCTCGTCGTGGCCGGCCCGCTCGCAGCCGTCGCGCTTGCGGCCTGGCTCGTGCGGCGCGGCCTGCGCCGGCGCGAGAACGAGCGGCTGCTCACGTCGTGA
- a CDS encoding RNA polymerase sigma factor: MTQTAAPQTFADAAERHLDDVFGYLLYLTRDRALADDLSGATFEKALRQWSRFDHRRGSARTWLLGIARTTALDWFRSESRRRRREEAAAAPEAHEAPFLEGLGPELQEALAALSAGEREVVALRIVLELDGGQTARVLGISPTAVSTRLSRALARLEEKVRDHDLR; the protein is encoded by the coding sequence TTGACGCAGACAGCCGCCCCGCAGACGTTCGCCGACGCGGCCGAGCGGCATCTCGACGACGTGTTCGGCTACCTCCTCTACCTGACACGCGACCGGGCGCTCGCCGACGACCTCTCCGGCGCCACCTTCGAGAAGGCCCTGCGCCAGTGGTCGCGCTTCGATCACCGGCGCGGCAGCGCCCGCACGTGGCTGCTCGGCATCGCGCGCACGACCGCGCTCGACTGGTTCCGCTCCGAGTCGCGGCGACGGCGGCGCGAGGAGGCCGCCGCCGCGCCGGAGGCGCACGAGGCGCCGTTCCTCGAGGGTCTCGGGCCGGAGCTGCAGGAGGCGCTCGCCGCGCTCAGCGCCGGCGAGCGCGAGGTGGTGGCGCTCCGCATCGTGCTCGAGCTCGACGGCGGGCAGACCGCCCGCGTGCTCGGGATCAGTCCCACCGCCGTGTCCACACGGCTGAGCCGGGCGCTGGCGAGGCTCGAGGAGAAGGTGAGGGATCATGACCTCCGCTGA
- the abc-f gene encoding ribosomal protection-like ABC-F family protein: MAVLIASSLRKEIAGDPLFDGVSFAVERRERLALSGQNGAGKTTLLRALIGETSLQGGEVALAKGARVALHDQRPPRDRGLSLRAYVLSGAADLVRIEQELRTLEQAMAGGVHDPATLRRYSEAQARLEHAGGWGWRDRATSALRGLGFGDADLDRGLETFSGGELTRASLARALAGDPDLLLLDEPTNHLDVESLEWLERELTTIDAAVVLVAHDRWFLESVTTAVLELEGGRSLFFSGPWHQWRLERAARAQAAAKSVQRVAGDIERLERFVQRFRYKKSKARQAQAKLTQIARLEQERRTAAGELENLTRRRRTLGFEFLEPARTGRIVLEVDGLRLSAGGKQLLDGATLVLERGEHVALVGPNGSGKTSLLETLLGQRRPDAGAIRFGHGVEPAYFSQHDVELDERGTVLECAMAMTGLARPQAQQLLGRFLFSGWSEHEKQVAVLSGGERRRLSLAVVVASGANLLVLDEPTNHLDLESREALEAALEAFPGAILLVSHDRALLDAVAERTVAIENGTLRSYDGGWADLVRAREEAVVPPALVARKPKEPKASKPAARKGPSELEQVERRITTLEQHVAVLEQKLAQDWTDMDLLAEYRTTRDELQKLLGRWEVLFESA, from the coding sequence ATGGCCGTTCTCATCGCCTCCAGCCTGCGCAAGGAGATCGCCGGCGACCCGCTCTTCGACGGGGTCTCGTTCGCCGTCGAGCGGAGGGAGCGCCTCGCCCTCTCCGGCCAGAACGGCGCCGGCAAGACGACGCTGCTGCGCGCGCTCATCGGCGAGACGTCCCTGCAGGGCGGCGAGGTGGCGCTCGCCAAGGGCGCGCGCGTCGCGCTCCACGACCAGCGGCCGCCGCGCGACCGGGGGCTCTCCCTGCGCGCGTACGTGCTGTCGGGCGCCGCCGACCTCGTGCGCATCGAGCAGGAGCTGCGCACGCTCGAGCAGGCGATGGCGGGCGGCGTCCACGATCCCGCGACGCTGCGCCGCTACAGCGAGGCGCAGGCCCGTCTCGAGCACGCGGGCGGCTGGGGGTGGCGCGATCGGGCCACGTCGGCGCTGCGTGGGCTCGGCTTCGGCGACGCCGATCTCGACCGCGGGCTCGAGACGTTCTCCGGCGGCGAGCTCACGCGGGCGTCGCTCGCGCGGGCGCTCGCCGGCGACCCCGATCTGCTGCTGCTCGACGAGCCGACCAACCACCTCGACGTAGAGAGCCTGGAATGGCTCGAGCGCGAGCTGACGACGATCGACGCCGCCGTCGTGCTCGTCGCGCACGACCGCTGGTTCCTCGAGTCCGTCACGACCGCCGTACTGGAGCTCGAGGGCGGGCGCTCGCTCTTCTTCTCCGGGCCGTGGCACCAGTGGCGGCTCGAGCGCGCCGCGCGCGCCCAGGCGGCGGCGAAGAGCGTCCAGCGCGTCGCCGGCGACATCGAGCGCCTCGAGCGCTTCGTGCAGCGCTTCCGCTACAAGAAGTCGAAGGCGAGGCAGGCGCAGGCGAAGCTGACGCAGATCGCGCGGCTCGAGCAGGAGCGCCGCACGGCGGCCGGCGAGCTCGAGAACCTGACGCGGCGGCGTCGCACGCTCGGCTTCGAGTTCCTCGAGCCGGCCCGCACGGGGCGCATCGTGCTGGAGGTCGACGGGCTGCGACTGTCCGCGGGCGGCAAGCAGCTGCTCGACGGCGCCACGCTCGTGCTCGAGCGCGGCGAGCACGTGGCGCTCGTGGGGCCGAACGGGTCGGGCAAGACGTCGCTGCTCGAGACGCTGCTCGGGCAGCGCAGGCCCGACGCCGGCGCGATCCGCTTCGGCCACGGCGTCGAGCCCGCCTACTTCTCGCAGCACGACGTCGAGCTGGACGAGCGCGGGACGGTGCTCGAGTGCGCGATGGCGATGACCGGGCTGGCACGGCCGCAGGCCCAGCAGCTGCTCGGGCGCTTCCTCTTCTCCGGCTGGAGCGAGCACGAGAAGCAGGTGGCGGTGCTGTCGGGCGGCGAGCGCCGCCGTCTCTCGCTCGCGGTCGTCGTCGCGTCTGGCGCCAACCTGCTCGTGCTCGACGAGCCGACGAACCACCTCGACCTCGAGAGCCGCGAGGCGCTCGAGGCGGCGCTGGAGGCGTTCCCGGGCGCGATCCTGCTCGTCTCGCACGACCGCGCGCTGCTCGATGCGGTGGCCGAGCGCACCGTCGCGATCGAGAACGGCACCCTGCGCTCCTACGACGGCGGCTGGGCCGATCTCGTGCGGGCACGGGAGGAGGCGGTCGTGCCGCCGGCGCTCGTCGCGCGCAAGCCGAAGGAGCCGAAGGCCTCGAAGCCGGCGGCGCGGAAGGGCCCGAGCGAGCTCGAGCAGGTCGAGCGCCGGATCACGACGCTGGAGCAGCACGTCGCCGTCCTCGAGCAGAAGCTCGCGCAGGACTGGACGGACATGGACCTGCTGGCCGAGTACCGGACGACCCGCGACGAGCTGCAGAAGCTGCTCGGCCGATGGGAGGTGCTGTTCGAGTCCGCGTAG